Below is a window of Bradyrhizobium sp. SZCCHNS1050 DNA.
AGCATCCAGGCGGGCTCGTTCTTCTTGCCCGAGATGAAGCGGACGGTGTCTTCGGAAAGCCCCTTCGGAGCCTTCTCGGATTCGATGACGGTCTCGAACCCATAGCGATATTGGTCGACGTCGATCCGCCTGACGCGGTCGACCGTCTCTTGTACGGCTGGCATTCAATCCTCCGCTCGCGGTTTCAAGGACCGCGGTGGACACGTTCTGGAACCGTCTTACGACGTTTCCTCGACGAAATCACGCCCTTAGAATCGCTCAAGCACGGTTTCGTCGCCACCTTTAAGTAGGGTCAATGACAGCTTTCGCCAAGCCTGCACGCCGCGATCGACGTCCGCCTCCGTCGTGGACCAGCCCAGACTGAGGCGCACCGCTCCCTGGGCCGCTGCGGAACTGGCGCCCATCGCTTCCAGGACATGGGAGGGCTGGACCTTGCCGGACGAGCAGGCCGAGCCGGAAGACACCGCGATTCCTTCGAGATCGAACCCGATCACGGCCGTCTCGGCCTTCAGCCCCGGCGCCGTGAACAGCGTCGTGTTCGGAAGCCGCGCCGCATCGGAGGAAAATACCGTCACGCCAGCGGTCTGACGAAGGCCCGTTTCCAGCCGGTCGCGCAGCGCCGTGATCCGAGGCAGGTCGACCTCGAGCTCAGCCAGGGCAGCACCGACCGCGGCGCCAAATCCGGCAATTCCGGCCACGTTTTCGGTTCCAGCCCGGCGACCGCGCTCCTGGCCGCCACCGCGGAGAACCGGAATCGGCTCCTCCACACCAGCGCCCAGAACCAGCGCGCCGACGCCCTTGGGTCCGCCGATCTTGTGCGCAGAGATGGTCATAAGGTCTGCGCCCATCTCTTTGATATCGAGGGGTATTTTCCCAAATGCCTGGACCGCGTCGACCTGCAGCAGGCCGCCCGCCTGGTGCACGATCTCAGCAACTTTCGAAGCCGGTTGAAGCACCCCGGTCTCGTTGTTGGCGGCCATGACGGATACCAGCGCCGGCGGTCCTCCGGCCAGCAGGGCTTTCAGGCGGCCGAGATCGACCACGCCGGAGGGGTCGACCGGGATCGTCTGCACTACTGATGGCGCGAACCGGCCGCCGGCCAGCACCGAGGCATGCTCGACCGCCGACACCAGCAGCCGCTCGACCGGGCCGGCCGGCGCGCGCAGGCCTGGGCTCAAGGCGAGCACATTGGCCTCGGTTCCGCCGGAAGTGAACACCACGCGGCGCGCGACGGTGCCGAGCCCCCGGGCGATCACCTCGCGGGCCTCCTCGGTCAGCCGCCGCGCCTTGCGGCCTTCGGCGTGAACCGACGAGGGATTGCCGACCAGATCCATGGCGGCGAGAATCGCCGCGCGCGCTTGCGGTCGCAGCGGGGTCGTCGCATTCCAGTCGAGATAGATCCTGTCGGCCATGGCTTGTTCTTATCAACTCGGGCCACGAACGACCATCGCTCGCCCGCGCCATGATGATGCGCGACGGCCAGCGTGATATTGTCGGGCGCGAGATTGAGATAGCGGGTCCGGTGCCATGAACAAGCTTGTCGGCTCGATGCTGCGTCCGAATGATCGGATCTTCTACGCGATCATGGCCGGGCTCTCGCTCGGCATCGGCGTCGTCAACGCCCTTTCCGCCGCCCACGATGCCGTCAGGCGGGGCGCGGCCTATGATCTGGAAAAACAGTTGCTATGGGAGATGACGAGCATTGTCGTCCTCATCCTGCTGGCGCCGCTGCTGGTCGCTACGGTTCGTTCCATCCGGCTGGGTCCGGCTGCCATGGCACGTCACATCGCGCTCGCAATTGCCGCCGTGGTCGCCTTCTCTGCGCTTCACATGATTGGCATGG
It encodes the following:
- a CDS encoding cysteine desulfurase family protein, with protein sequence MADRIYLDWNATTPLRPQARAAILAAMDLVGNPSSVHAEGRKARRLTEEAREVIARGLGTVARRVVFTSGGTEANVLALSPGLRAPAGPVERLLVSAVEHASVLAGGRFAPSVVQTIPVDPSGVVDLGRLKALLAGGPPALVSVMAANNETGVLQPASKVAEIVHQAGGLLQVDAVQAFGKIPLDIKEMGADLMTISAHKIGGPKGVGALVLGAGVEEPIPVLRGGGQERGRRAGTENVAGIAGFGAAVGAALAELEVDLPRITALRDRLETGLRQTAGVTVFSSDAARLPNTTLFTAPGLKAETAVIGFDLEGIAVSSGSACSSGKVQPSHVLEAMGASSAAAQGAVRLSLGWSTTEADVDRGVQAWRKLSLTLLKGGDETVLERF